The Chelonoidis abingdonii isolate Lonesome George chromosome 9, CheloAbing_2.0, whole genome shotgun sequence genome has a segment encoding these proteins:
- the LOC116836517 gene encoding uncharacterized protein LOC116836517 isoform X1, giving the protein MRNCAACCGDMAGRVSTRGLTRSVAHRLKYYIDIQRKEDSFDLSGASRNEAERSSFYMHPGSFAEQKYDQCLKHNFTDCKFEASLRMYTGNSEECERKLQSSPERQQEIKIIKKKMAQDVVTDRPFPVLVRSTKRTKKLHSFPSRLSQFPPSPYTSQEEVMRLISSVSKLIVAATCEISSEEIKTDCASPQKRKEAKNIQRLDHYYKQCAPRPVISPDPHEYEAKSIDVFCFKSTRETNKLEESNADFIQENSRNDYGKNTNKDKKEKNSRNVNGPVRVERSSNISSNSSKHTSVLSKTSTRASDLNSLYLSIISPYAQRTDRSKASKKNVLNEGVSSALCSSSVMSECQDTEPNTGCISGVTSFAHSQKNKCISRWLYKSSEFKRQKSAQVPSRKHSGFRGSKSSKLSQGRPMENSRNVPLHQKERKNSEGNRELNEKIIHNVSTNAQTPIINENTEEQTASVVALKHGIYHSRNNTSNSLHQRPQSNQHEKKKKDLCKLATGKNTESHKVHFQGPLQFSRNTEQKCSCVNLNSCNITSDYGIQTIASESKPLGTVTSSRE; this is encoded by the exons ATGCGGAACTGTGCTGCCTGCTGCGGGGATATGGCGGGGCGGGTCTCCACCAGGGGCCTTACCCGCTCCGTGGCTCATAGACT AAAATATTACATTGACATTCAAAGAAAAGAAGATAGTTTTGATTTATCAGGAGCTAGCAGGAATGAGGCTGAAAGATCCAGTTTCTATATG caTCCTGGAAGCTTTGCTGAACAAAAATATGATCAGTGTCTCAAGCATAATTTTACAGATTGTAAATTCGAAGCATCTCTTCGAATGTATACAGGAAATTCTGAAGAATGTGAAAGAAAATTACAGAGCAGCCCAGAAAGACAACAGGAAATTAAGATAATCAAAAAGAAAATGGCACAA gatGTTGTAACTGACAGACCTTTCCCGGTCTTAGTAAGGAGTACAAAAAG AACAAAGAAGTTGCACAGCTTCCCTTCCAGACTATCTCAATTTCCTCCTTCCCCATACACATCACAAGAAGAAGTCATGAGGCTCATTTCATCAGTTTCAAAGCTAATTGTTGCAGCG ACTTGTGAAATCTCTTCGGAGGAAATAAAGACAGACTGTGCCTCACCCCAAAAGAGGAAAGAAGCTAAAAATATTCAGAGATTGGACCATTACTACAAGCAGTGTGCACCTCGTCCTGTGATCTCTCCAGATCCCCATGAATATGAAGctaagag CATTGATGTATTCTGTTTTAAAAGTACACGGGAAACGAACAAATTAGAAGAATCAAATGCTGACTTTATCCAAGAAAATTCAAGGAATGATTATGGGAAAA ATACGAACaaagacaagaaagaaaaaaacagtagaAATGTAAATGGACCAGTCAGAGTTGAGAGATCATCTAATATTTCCAGTAACTCATCTAAACATACGAGTGTACTTTCTAAAACTTCTACAAGAGCAAGTGATTTAAATTCATTGTACTTAAGTATCATATCTCCTTATGCACAACGAACTGACAGAAGTAAAGCTTCTAAAAAAAATGTGCTTAATGAAGGAGTGTCCTCTGCCTTGTGCAGCTCTTCAGTGATGTCTGAATGCCAAGATACAGAGCCAAATACTGGCTGTATATCAGGCGTGACAAGTTTTGCTCATTctcagaaaaataaatgcatctcTAGGTGGCTCTATAAGTCATCTGAATTCAAAAGGCAAAAGTCAGCCCAGGTGCCTAGTAGAAAGCATTCAGGCTTCAGAGGTAGTAAGTCTAGCAAGCTTTCACAAGGAAGGCCAATGGAGAACTCCAGGAATGTACCACTAcatcaaaaagaaagaaaaaatagtgAAGGAAATAGGGaattaaatgagaaaataattcATAATGTTTCCACAAATGCACAGACCCCAATCATAAATGAAAACACGGAAGAACAAACAGCTTCTGTTGTGGCTCTTAAACATGGCATTTACCACAGCCGAAATAACACAAGTAACAGCCTTCATCAGAGACCTCAAAGTAACCAGCacgaaaaaaagaagaaagatttGTGTAAATTAGCTACAGGAAAAAATACTGAATCCCATAAGGTCCATTTCCAAGGTCCATTGCAGTTTTCCAGAAATACTGAACAGAAATGTAGCTGTGTAAACTTGAATAGTTGTAACATAACAAGTGACTATGGAATTCAAACCATTGCTTCAGAAAGTAAACCTTTAGGGACTGTGACATCTTCCAGAGAATGA
- the LOC116836517 gene encoding uncharacterized protein LOC116836517 isoform X2 — protein MRNCAACCGDMAGRVSTRGLTRSVAHRLKYYIDIQRKEDSFDLSGASRNEAERSSFYMHPGSFAEQKYDQCLKHNFTDCKFEASLRMYTGNSEECERKLQSSPERQQEIKIIKKKMAQDVVTDRPFPVLVRSTKRTKKLHSFPSRLSQFPPSPYTSQEEVMRLISSVSKLIVAATCEISSEEIKTDCASPQKRKEAKNIQRLDHYYKQCAPRPVISPDPHEYEAKSTRETNKLEESNADFIQENSRNDYGKNTNKDKKEKNSRNVNGPVRVERSSNISSNSSKHTSVLSKTSTRASDLNSLYLSIISPYAQRTDRSKASKKNVLNEGVSSALCSSSVMSECQDTEPNTGCISGVTSFAHSQKNKCISRWLYKSSEFKRQKSAQVPSRKHSGFRGSKSSKLSQGRPMENSRNVPLHQKERKNSEGNRELNEKIIHNVSTNAQTPIINENTEEQTASVVALKHGIYHSRNNTSNSLHQRPQSNQHEKKKKDLCKLATGKNTESHKVHFQGPLQFSRNTEQKCSCVNLNSCNITSDYGIQTIASESKPLGTVTSSRE, from the exons ATGCGGAACTGTGCTGCCTGCTGCGGGGATATGGCGGGGCGGGTCTCCACCAGGGGCCTTACCCGCTCCGTGGCTCATAGACT AAAATATTACATTGACATTCAAAGAAAAGAAGATAGTTTTGATTTATCAGGAGCTAGCAGGAATGAGGCTGAAAGATCCAGTTTCTATATG caTCCTGGAAGCTTTGCTGAACAAAAATATGATCAGTGTCTCAAGCATAATTTTACAGATTGTAAATTCGAAGCATCTCTTCGAATGTATACAGGAAATTCTGAAGAATGTGAAAGAAAATTACAGAGCAGCCCAGAAAGACAACAGGAAATTAAGATAATCAAAAAGAAAATGGCACAA gatGTTGTAACTGACAGACCTTTCCCGGTCTTAGTAAGGAGTACAAAAAG AACAAAGAAGTTGCACAGCTTCCCTTCCAGACTATCTCAATTTCCTCCTTCCCCATACACATCACAAGAAGAAGTCATGAGGCTCATTTCATCAGTTTCAAAGCTAATTGTTGCAGCG ACTTGTGAAATCTCTTCGGAGGAAATAAAGACAGACTGTGCCTCACCCCAAAAGAGGAAAGAAGCTAAAAATATTCAGAGATTGGACCATTACTACAAGCAGTGTGCACCTCGTCCTGTGATCTCTCCAGATCCCCATGAATATGAAGctaagag TACACGGGAAACGAACAAATTAGAAGAATCAAATGCTGACTTTATCCAAGAAAATTCAAGGAATGATTATGGGAAAA ATACGAACaaagacaagaaagaaaaaaacagtagaAATGTAAATGGACCAGTCAGAGTTGAGAGATCATCTAATATTTCCAGTAACTCATCTAAACATACGAGTGTACTTTCTAAAACTTCTACAAGAGCAAGTGATTTAAATTCATTGTACTTAAGTATCATATCTCCTTATGCACAACGAACTGACAGAAGTAAAGCTTCTAAAAAAAATGTGCTTAATGAAGGAGTGTCCTCTGCCTTGTGCAGCTCTTCAGTGATGTCTGAATGCCAAGATACAGAGCCAAATACTGGCTGTATATCAGGCGTGACAAGTTTTGCTCATTctcagaaaaataaatgcatctcTAGGTGGCTCTATAAGTCATCTGAATTCAAAAGGCAAAAGTCAGCCCAGGTGCCTAGTAGAAAGCATTCAGGCTTCAGAGGTAGTAAGTCTAGCAAGCTTTCACAAGGAAGGCCAATGGAGAACTCCAGGAATGTACCACTAcatcaaaaagaaagaaaaaatagtgAAGGAAATAGGGaattaaatgagaaaataattcATAATGTTTCCACAAATGCACAGACCCCAATCATAAATGAAAACACGGAAGAACAAACAGCTTCTGTTGTGGCTCTTAAACATGGCATTTACCACAGCCGAAATAACACAAGTAACAGCCTTCATCAGAGACCTCAAAGTAACCAGCacgaaaaaaagaagaaagatttGTGTAAATTAGCTACAGGAAAAAATACTGAATCCCATAAGGTCCATTTCCAAGGTCCATTGCAGTTTTCCAGAAATACTGAACAGAAATGTAGCTGTGTAAACTTGAATAGTTGTAACATAACAAGTGACTATGGAATTCAAACCATTGCTTCAGAAAGTAAACCTTTAGGGACTGTGACATCTTCCAGAGAATGA
- the LOC116836517 gene encoding uncharacterized protein LOC116836517 isoform X3 — protein sequence MHPGSFAEQKYDQCLKHNFTDCKFEASLRMYTGNSEECERKLQSSPERQQEIKIIKKKMAQDVVTDRPFPVLVRSTKRTKKLHSFPSRLSQFPPSPYTSQEEVMRLISSVSKLIVAATCEISSEEIKTDCASPQKRKEAKNIQRLDHYYKQCAPRPVISPDPHEYEAKSIDVFCFKSTRETNKLEESNADFIQENSRNDYGKNTNKDKKEKNSRNVNGPVRVERSSNISSNSSKHTSVLSKTSTRASDLNSLYLSIISPYAQRTDRSKASKKNVLNEGVSSALCSSSVMSECQDTEPNTGCISGVTSFAHSQKNKCISRWLYKSSEFKRQKSAQVPSRKHSGFRGSKSSKLSQGRPMENSRNVPLHQKERKNSEGNRELNEKIIHNVSTNAQTPIINENTEEQTASVVALKHGIYHSRNNTSNSLHQRPQSNQHEKKKKDLCKLATGKNTESHKVHFQGPLQFSRNTEQKCSCVNLNSCNITSDYGIQTIASESKPLGTVTSSRE from the exons ATG caTCCTGGAAGCTTTGCTGAACAAAAATATGATCAGTGTCTCAAGCATAATTTTACAGATTGTAAATTCGAAGCATCTCTTCGAATGTATACAGGAAATTCTGAAGAATGTGAAAGAAAATTACAGAGCAGCCCAGAAAGACAACAGGAAATTAAGATAATCAAAAAGAAAATGGCACAA gatGTTGTAACTGACAGACCTTTCCCGGTCTTAGTAAGGAGTACAAAAAG AACAAAGAAGTTGCACAGCTTCCCTTCCAGACTATCTCAATTTCCTCCTTCCCCATACACATCACAAGAAGAAGTCATGAGGCTCATTTCATCAGTTTCAAAGCTAATTGTTGCAGCG ACTTGTGAAATCTCTTCGGAGGAAATAAAGACAGACTGTGCCTCACCCCAAAAGAGGAAAGAAGCTAAAAATATTCAGAGATTGGACCATTACTACAAGCAGTGTGCACCTCGTCCTGTGATCTCTCCAGATCCCCATGAATATGAAGctaagag CATTGATGTATTCTGTTTTAAAAGTACACGGGAAACGAACAAATTAGAAGAATCAAATGCTGACTTTATCCAAGAAAATTCAAGGAATGATTATGGGAAAA ATACGAACaaagacaagaaagaaaaaaacagtagaAATGTAAATGGACCAGTCAGAGTTGAGAGATCATCTAATATTTCCAGTAACTCATCTAAACATACGAGTGTACTTTCTAAAACTTCTACAAGAGCAAGTGATTTAAATTCATTGTACTTAAGTATCATATCTCCTTATGCACAACGAACTGACAGAAGTAAAGCTTCTAAAAAAAATGTGCTTAATGAAGGAGTGTCCTCTGCCTTGTGCAGCTCTTCAGTGATGTCTGAATGCCAAGATACAGAGCCAAATACTGGCTGTATATCAGGCGTGACAAGTTTTGCTCATTctcagaaaaataaatgcatctcTAGGTGGCTCTATAAGTCATCTGAATTCAAAAGGCAAAAGTCAGCCCAGGTGCCTAGTAGAAAGCATTCAGGCTTCAGAGGTAGTAAGTCTAGCAAGCTTTCACAAGGAAGGCCAATGGAGAACTCCAGGAATGTACCACTAcatcaaaaagaaagaaaaaatagtgAAGGAAATAGGGaattaaatgagaaaataattcATAATGTTTCCACAAATGCACAGACCCCAATCATAAATGAAAACACGGAAGAACAAACAGCTTCTGTTGTGGCTCTTAAACATGGCATTTACCACAGCCGAAATAACACAAGTAACAGCCTTCATCAGAGACCTCAAAGTAACCAGCacgaaaaaaagaagaaagatttGTGTAAATTAGCTACAGGAAAAAATACTGAATCCCATAAGGTCCATTTCCAAGGTCCATTGCAGTTTTCCAGAAATACTGAACAGAAATGTAGCTGTGTAAACTTGAATAGTTGTAACATAACAAGTGACTATGGAATTCAAACCATTGCTTCAGAAAGTAAACCTTTAGGGACTGTGACATCTTCCAGAGAATGA
- the COQ7 gene encoding NADPH-dependent 3-demethoxyubiquinone 3-hydroxylase, mitochondrial translates to MEAVVTPAVRGLRVGCQCLRYGAGSERKWSLQSKQTSFRFCSTGMTLDNINKPAIDRIIRVDHAGEYGANRIYAGQMAVLGRTTVGPVIQQMWDQEKDHLKKFNELMVAFRVRPTVLLPFWNVAGFALGAGTALLGKEGAMACTVAVEESISEHYNNQIRTLMEEDPEKYKELLQIIKKFRDEELEHHDVGLNHNAELAPAYSLLKTALQIGCKAAIFLSERI, encoded by the exons ATGGAGGCAGTTGTGACTCCGGCCGTGAGGGGGCTGCGCGTGGGCTGCCAGTGTCTCCGCTACGGGGCAG GTTCTGAaagaaaatggagtttgcagtcaaaACAGACTTCTTTCAGATTTTGTAGTACTGGAATGACCTTGGACAACATCAACAAGCCAGCCATAGATCGCATAATCAGGGTGGATCATGCAGGGGAGTATGGGGCAAATCGTATTTATGCTGGGCAAATGGCTGTGCTAGGTAGAACTACAGTAGGGCCAGTCATTCAG CAAATGTGGGATCAAGAAAAGGACCATCTGAAAAAGTTTAATGAGTTAATGGTTGCATTTAGAGTTCGACCTACTGTTTTATTGCCTTTTTGGAATGTTGCAGGGTTTGCTTTAG GTGCTGGAACTGCTTTACTTGGAAAAGAAGGTGCAATGGCTTGCACTGTGGCAGTGGAAGAGAGCATATCGGAGCATTATAACAACCAGATCAGAACACTAATGGAGGAGGATCCagaaaaatacaaagaattaTTGCAG ataataaaGAAGTTCCGAGATGAGGAGCTGGAGCATCATGATGTAGGGCTTAACCACAATGCAGAATTG GCACCAGCTTATTCACTTTTGAAGACTGCTTTACAAATTGGATGTAAAGCTGCAATATTTTTATCAGAGCGAATTTAG